The genomic stretch TGGGTCGGGGGGCGCTCTTCGTTTGGGACGTCGTGGGCGCTCTTCGTTTGGGACGTCGTGGGCGCTCTTCGTTTGGGGCGTTGCCGGCGGTCGCTTCAGATTCCCTTGGGCTTCAGGTATCGCTCCGCCACCGCTCCGAGCCAGTCGAAGGTGAGCGCAAGTACTGCCACCATGCCGGCACCAACGAACAGCACGGGGTTCTGCTGGAGCTTGAGCCCCGAGTTGATCGTGATACCCAGGCCGCCACCGCCGATCAGGAAGGCGAGAGTGGCCATGCCGATGTTGATGATCATGGCTGTGCGGACCCCCGCAACGATGACGGGGACCGCCAGCGGCACTTCGATGCGCACGAGTGCCCCGCGCTTGGTCATTCCCATTCCGCGACCGGCCTCGATGGTGGGGCGGTCGACGTTGTCGAGGCCGACCATGGTGTTTCTGAGCACGGGCAGTGTCGCGAACAACACGAGCGCATAGATGACCGTCGAGGTGCCCTGGCCGAAGATGATGAGGAAGATCACGAGAAGGCCGTAGGCAGGCAGAGCCTGGCCGGAATTGGCAACGGTCAGCACCGCGGGCGCATACCGCCTGAACGACGGCCTGGTGAGCAGAATGCCGAGGGGCACGGCGATCAGGATCACCAGCACTGTCGACCAGAAGGCGATGAGGATGTGCTCCACCAGCTGGGGTCGGAGCTTCGTGCTCCAGTCCAACGCGCTGGAGAGCTGGATCTTCACCTCGGGATCGT from Actinomycetes bacterium encodes the following:
- a CDS encoding ABC transporter permease, which gives rise to MTERIVRDPDHVERLDHPRESDDDESDLAVTAAGYTTTRARALGLWIAPIGIAVLGVGLVLYQQGIVNDPEVKIQLSSALDWSTKLRPQLVEHILIAFWSTVLVILIAVPLGILLTRPSFRRYAPAVLTVANSGQALPAYGLLVIFLIIFGQGTSTVIYALVLFATLPVLRNTMVGLDNVDRPTIEAGRGMGMTKRGALVRIEVPLAVPVIVAGVRTAMIINIGMATLAFLIGGGGLGITINSGLKLQQNPVLFVGAGMVAVLALTFDWLGAVAERYLKPKGI